The Terriglobales bacterium genomic sequence TCAGTTCGCGATCCTGCCCGACGGGCGGGTGGCCGGCCTGCACCTCGAACTCGGCTCCGGCGACGTTCCCCTGGACCGCGCCGCCTACGCCGGCATCAGCGCTTCCGACCCCTTCCCTCCCTTGCCGCAGGAGTTCAAGGGACAGTTCCTTGCGCTGCGCATCCGCTTCTACTACAACCCCGACCGCAGCGACCTGCGCTGAGCATCTAGCGCTTCCCGAACTCCTGCACGTAGCCTTCCCATTCGCGCTTCAGCCTGGCCATCAGGCGCAGGAAGGAGGGGTTCTCGTGGCAGTCCCGAAAGTGGGGCTCATCGCGGAACATGGGATAGTTGGGCAGGCCGTTGCCGCTGGCCCTTGCCAGCAACGTGATCGCCTTGGTCGTATTTCCCAGCACGGCGTAGCCCGCGGCCGCGGCGTGCACCATGTGGTGGGTATGCAGCAGCGACTTGGGCTTACGCAACGCGCGCTGCAGGGCCTGCTCCGCCTTGCGCCGTTCGCCGCGCCGGGCCCACAGCAGGCCCTCGCAGGCCACCAGCATCGGGTCCTCCGGCAACACCTGCGATCCTGCCCGAATCAGGTTCTCCGCCTTCTCTAATTGCCCGGCATAGAGCGCGGCCGTCGGAGAAAACAGGTTGCCCCACAGGTTGCCCCGATCGATGGCCAGGGCCCGCGCTATGTACTCCCCCGCTTCCTGGTACTGGTTGCGATACAAATAGGTCTGTCCGAGGAAATTCAGGGTGAAGGGATCGTCGGGATTGCTGGCCAGGGCTTCCAGCAATCCCTCTTCGGCTTCTTCCATCAACCCGATATGCAGCAAGATGCAGCCCCGCCACACCAGCGCCTGGTGCCATCCCGGGCTGCGGTGCAGTGCCGCAGCGAGCGAACGCAGTGCCGCACGGTGCTGGAAGCGCTTGGCGGGCGTCCATACCACACGTGCGCTGGCCACCTGGGTCTCGGTGTTTTCTGGATCCAGGGCGAGCGCCCGCCGCACCGCTTTTTCCGCCCGGCCCATCCACAGCGGCCCTGGCTCCATGGCCCCGCCCATCAGCACGCAGGCCTCGGCCAGCCGCGCCCAGGCATCCGTGAACTTGGGATCCAGCCGGGTGGCGTTCTCCAGCATCTCCACGGCGGTGCGCGTGTCCCAGCGGTTCAGCCGCGACAGCCGCTCCACACCCCGCAGATAGAGCTCATAGGCCATGGGGTTCTTGGTGGGCGGCTCTTCCCTCGCTTCTACCGGCGGCTGGGCGCCCAGCGCCTTGGCCAGCCCCTCCGCGATCTTGTCCTGGAGCGCGAAGAGTCCTGTCATCTCGGAATCCTGCTTGGAGGAAAACAGCGTGGAGCCATCGCCCGCATTCCATGCCTGTACGTGCACCCGCAACTGTTGTCCGTACTTCTGGATGCTTCCATCCACTACGACCTGCACGTTCAGCTCGCGCGCTGCCAGCAGCGGGTCCA encodes the following:
- a CDS encoding TonB family protein, translated to RSGSPVSSNMEILSDTMGVDFGPYLSRVLASIRTNWYAVIPESAYPPLRKKGQVTYQFAILPDGRVAGLHLELGSGDVPLDRAAYAGISASDPFPPLPQEFKGQFLALRIRFYYNPDRSDLR
- a CDS encoding protein kinase; the protein is MVGQTISHYRIEAQLGSGGMGVVYRAHDQRLQRKVALKLLQERGAGRTERWARILAEARAASALNHPGITTIYEVGEEGEHLFIAMELVTGRTLRLELAGGPMETRALLRVGAQVAEALAAAHAQGIVHGDIKPENVIMQSDGRVKLLDFGIARQLAAETLTVTQSAAPVKMPDSAVAGTLAYMAPEQFRSEPTDARSDLFSLGVTLYELAAGRRPFPGPTATALALQIQNDAPPALASTAPKAPGELARIVHKLLEKQPGARYQSAQEVKVDLTNLVRDLELGLTPAAVAGKRAVAVLPFKLLTPNPEDEYLGVALADSMINQLGSSGELLVRPVNSVLRYAKQTMDPLLAARELNVQVVVDGSIQKYGQQLRVHVQAWNAGDGSTLFSSKQDSEMTGLFALQDKIAEGLAKALGAQPPVEAREEPPTKNPMAYELYLRGVERLSRLNRWDTRTAVEMLENATRLDPKFTDAWARLAEACVLMGGAMEPGPLWMGRAEKAVRRALALDPENTETQVASARVVWTPAKRFQHRAALRSLAAALHRSPGWHQALVWRGCILLHIGLMEEAEEGLLEALASNPDDPFTLNFLGQTYLYRNQYQEAGEYIARALAIDRGNLWGNLFSPTAALYAGQLEKAENLIRAGSQVLPEDPMLVACEGLLWARRGERRKAEQALQRALRKPKSLLHTHHMVHAAAAGYAVLGNTTKAITLLARASGNGLPNYPMFRDEPHFRDCHENPSFLRLMARLKREWEGYVQEFGKR